One Acetobacter ghanensis DNA window includes the following coding sequences:
- a CDS encoding twin-arginine translocation signal domain-containing protein — MKSLSRRSFLRTSALVGATALTACTVATTGSTTTVTLNTAKVKAYGQAGVNAIATILSITAISTAMGAPAVAAIETAGGALSAALASFSSATNGTLTITYDDTNWKTAVDTILVDLNSVATALRAGLTAAQSTVTSTIINTAITAFNALLTVLDAFMGVLGISMSSVTDDQEATALKTLGAS, encoded by the coding sequence ATGAAAAGCCTCTCCCGCCGCAGCTTCCTGCGTACGTCCGCCCTTGTGGGTGCGACCGCCCTGACCGCCTGCACGGTCGCCACCACGGGCAGCACAACCACTGTCACGCTCAACACCGCCAAGGTGAAGGCTTACGGGCAGGCAGGCGTTAATGCTATCGCCACCATTCTGAGCATCACGGCTATTTCTACCGCCATGGGCGCACCTGCCGTGGCCGCGATTGAAACAGCCGGGGGTGCGTTGTCCGCCGCTCTGGCTTCGTTCTCCAGCGCGACCAATGGCACGCTGACTATCACGTATGACGACACGAACTGGAAAACGGCTGTCGATACGATTCTGGTGGACCTGAACAGTGTTGCCACGGCCCTACGCGCGGGACTGACTGCCGCTCAGTCCACCGTGACAAGCACGATCATCAATACCGCCATCACTGCCTTCAATGCCCTGCTGACCGTGCTGGATGCGTTCATGGGTGTTCTGGGCATCAGCATGTCCAGTGTGACGGATGATCAGGAAGCGACCGCACTCAAGACGCTGGGGGCATCATGA
- a CDS encoding YmfQ family protein, with protein sequence MSIPTWTASQILEQFKKTMPFGRAWPREAGTVLDGVLSGFMPMAERVINDARSIVPNVFPATASYLLLEWQKTLGLPDPCAGSNPSLEQQQRQVAARMGDAGGSSIEYYVRFAKTLGYTITITEFSAARADFLRADDPVADAFWDYVWRVNAPETTVNYFSADASYADEALATWGDAVLECEITSRAPAHTRVFFSYG encoded by the coding sequence ATGAGTATCCCCACGTGGACAGCCAGCCAGATTCTGGAACAGTTTAAAAAGACAATGCCTTTCGGTCGTGCATGGCCGCGTGAAGCGGGCACTGTCCTAGATGGCGTTTTATCTGGCTTCATGCCCATGGCAGAGCGGGTGATTAACGATGCGCGCTCTATTGTTCCCAATGTTTTCCCAGCAACTGCATCGTACCTGTTGTTAGAATGGCAGAAAACACTAGGGCTGCCAGATCCATGTGCTGGTAGTAACCCTTCCTTAGAACAGCAACAGCGGCAGGTTGCTGCGCGCATGGGTGATGCAGGCGGTTCATCCATAGAATATTATGTGCGGTTCGCAAAAACTCTCGGATACACAATAACCATTACCGAGTTCTCAGCTGCCCGCGCTGACTTTCTGCGTGCGGATGATCCTGTTGCAGATGCCTTCTGGGATTATGTCTGGCGCGTAAATGCCCCGGAGACCACAGTAAATTACTTCAGCGCAGATGCCTCTTACGCTGATGAGGCGCTGGCAACATGGGGTGATGCAGTTCTGGAGTGCGAGATAACATCCCGCGCTCCTGCTCATACCAGAGTTTTCTTTTCTTACGGATAA